From a region of the Pleuronectes platessa chromosome 22, fPlePla1.1, whole genome shotgun sequence genome:
- the LOC128428428 gene encoding ankyrin repeat and sterile alpha motif domain-containing protein 1B isoform X1 produces MQADARRRQRSNDNYFEDVPRSKLERQMAQVSMAGEWCEPITLRPPNEATSSTPVQYWQHHPEKLIFQSCDYEAYYLGSMLVKELRGTESTQDACAKMRSTEQMKKVPTIVLSVSYKGVKFIDATNKNIIAEHEIRNISCAAQDPEDLSTFAYITKDLKSSHHYCHVFTAFDVNLAYEIILTLGQAFEVAYQLALQARKSGHGSSTLPESFDSKPNKPVPKPRVNIRKSMEQPSMDQKGHANVPWIVEPGQEAKRGVNTKAMPEAHVYYCGIQRM; encoded by the exons ATGCAGGCGGACGCCCGGCGCAGACAGCGCAGCAACGACAACTACTTCGAGGACGTGCCGCGATCCAAGCTGGAGCGACAGATGGCCCAAGTCAGCATG GCAGGCGAGTGGTGCGAGCCAATCACGTTGCGTCCACCCAACGAGGCCACCTCGTCCACGCCGGTTCAGTACTGGCAGCATCATCCCGAGAAGCTCATCTTCCAGTCCTGCGACTACGAAGCCTAC tacctgggTTCCATGCTGGTGAAGGAGCTGAGAGGGACGGAGTCAACACAAGATGCTTGTGCCAAAATGAGG TCGACAGAACAGATGAAGAAAGTGCCGACCATCGTCCTCTCCGTGTCCTACAAAGGAGTGAAGTTCATCGACGCCACGAATAAG AATATCATCGCAGAGCACGAGATTCGTAACATCTCGTGTGCAGCTCAGGATCCAGAGGATCTGTCCACGTTCGCCTACATTACCAAAGACCTCAAGTCCAGTCACCACTACTGCCACGTCTTCACTGCTTTTGATGTG AACCTGGCGTATGAGATCATCCTGACGCTCGGCCAGGCCTTCGAGGTGGCCTACCAGCTGGCTCTGCAGGCCAGGAAGAGCGGCCACGGGTCGTCCACGCTGCCCGAGAGCTTCGACAGCAAGCCCAACAAACCTGTCCCCAAGCCCCGCGTCAACATCCGCAAATCT ATGGAGCAGCCGTCCATGGACCAAAAGGGCCACGCCAACGTGCCGTGGATTGTGGAGCCGGGTCAGGAGGCCAAGAGAGGAGTCAACACCAA GGCAATGCCGGAAGCTCATGTCTATTACTGTGGAATACAAAGAATGTAG
- the LOC128428428 gene encoding ankyrin repeat and sterile alpha motif domain-containing protein 1B isoform X3, which produces MQADARRRQRSNDNYFEDVPRSKLERQMAQVSMAGEWCEPITLRPPNEATSSTPVQYWQHHPEKLIFQSCDYEAYYLGSMLVKELRGTESTQDACAKMRKSTEQMKKVPTIVLSVSYKGVKFIDATNKNIIAEHEIRNISCAAQDPEDLSTFAYITKDLKSSHHYCHVFTAFDVNLAYEIILTLGQAFEVAYQLALQARKSGHGSSTLPESFDSKPNKPVPKPRVNIRKSMEQPSMDQKGHANVPWIVEPGQEAKRGVNTKAMPEAHVYYCGIQRM; this is translated from the exons ATGCAGGCGGACGCCCGGCGCAGACAGCGCAGCAACGACAACTACTTCGAGGACGTGCCGCGATCCAAGCTGGAGCGACAGATGGCCCAAGTCAGCATG GCAGGCGAGTGGTGCGAGCCAATCACGTTGCGTCCACCCAACGAGGCCACCTCGTCCACGCCGGTTCAGTACTGGCAGCATCATCCCGAGAAGCTCATCTTCCAGTCCTGCGACTACGAAGCCTAC tacctgggTTCCATGCTGGTGAAGGAGCTGAGAGGGACGGAGTCAACACAAGATGCTTGTGCCAAAATGAGG AAGTCGACAGAACAGATGAAGAAAGTGCCGACCATCGTCCTCTCCGTGTCCTACAAAGGAGTGAAGTTCATCGACGCCACGAATAAG AATATCATCGCAGAGCACGAGATTCGTAACATCTCGTGTGCAGCTCAGGATCCAGAGGATCTGTCCACGTTCGCCTACATTACCAAAGACCTCAAGTCCAGTCACCACTACTGCCACGTCTTCACTGCTTTTGATGTG AACCTGGCGTATGAGATCATCCTGACGCTCGGCCAGGCCTTCGAGGTGGCCTACCAGCTGGCTCTGCAGGCCAGGAAGAGCGGCCACGGGTCGTCCACGCTGCCCGAGAGCTTCGACAGCAAGCCCAACAAACCTGTCCCCAAGCCCCGCGTCAACATCCGCAAATCT ATGGAGCAGCCGTCCATGGACCAAAAGGGCCACGCCAACGTGCCGTGGATTGTGGAGCCGGGTCAGGAGGCCAAGAGAGGAGTCAACACCAA GGCAATGCCGGAAGCTCATGTCTATTACTGTGGAATACAAAGAATGTAG
- the LOC128428428 gene encoding ankyrin repeat and sterile alpha motif domain-containing protein 1B isoform X2 gives MQADARRRQRSNDNYFEDVPRSKLERQMAQVSMAGEWCEPITLRPPNEATSSTPVQYWQHHPEKLIFQSCDYEAYYLGSMLVKELRGTESTQDACAKMRKSTEQMKKVPTIVLSVSYKGVKFIDATNKNIIAEHEIRNISCAAQDPEDLSTFAYITKDLKSSHHYCHVFTAFDVNLAYEIILTLGQAFEVAYQLALQARKSGHGSSTLPESFDSKPNKPVPKPRVNIRKSMEQPSMDQKGHANVPWIVEPGQEAKRGVNTKYETTIF, from the exons ATGCAGGCGGACGCCCGGCGCAGACAGCGCAGCAACGACAACTACTTCGAGGACGTGCCGCGATCCAAGCTGGAGCGACAGATGGCCCAAGTCAGCATG GCAGGCGAGTGGTGCGAGCCAATCACGTTGCGTCCACCCAACGAGGCCACCTCGTCCACGCCGGTTCAGTACTGGCAGCATCATCCCGAGAAGCTCATCTTCCAGTCCTGCGACTACGAAGCCTAC tacctgggTTCCATGCTGGTGAAGGAGCTGAGAGGGACGGAGTCAACACAAGATGCTTGTGCCAAAATGAGG AAGTCGACAGAACAGATGAAGAAAGTGCCGACCATCGTCCTCTCCGTGTCCTACAAAGGAGTGAAGTTCATCGACGCCACGAATAAG AATATCATCGCAGAGCACGAGATTCGTAACATCTCGTGTGCAGCTCAGGATCCAGAGGATCTGTCCACGTTCGCCTACATTACCAAAGACCTCAAGTCCAGTCACCACTACTGCCACGTCTTCACTGCTTTTGATGTG AACCTGGCGTATGAGATCATCCTGACGCTCGGCCAGGCCTTCGAGGTGGCCTACCAGCTGGCTCTGCAGGCCAGGAAGAGCGGCCACGGGTCGTCCACGCTGCCCGAGAGCTTCGACAGCAAGCCCAACAAACCTGTCCCCAAGCCCCGCGTCAACATCCGCAAATCT ATGGAGCAGCCGTCCATGGACCAAAAGGGCCACGCCAACGTGCCGTGGATTGTGGAGCCGGGTCAGGAGGCCAAGAGAGGAGTCAACACCAAGTACGAGACCACTATTTTCTAA